ATTGGAACGGCGGTTAATGGACTGCTTAATCTGGTGACTTTTCTCTGATTGTCAGAACAAGGTTTCTGTCGGGTTTGTACGACGGCAGGGGGGATAATTTATTTCGAAGTAATTCGTGTTCTCGTAGAATTATGTTCTAGCTTTTGAAGTCTATTTTTCCCAAAAATTCAACTATGAATTGATCGATCCCGGTGTTGTTAAATTTCGGCTTTTAACGGCTGCTTCAACGCCAGAGCCGCACTGTTCGAAAAGCGAGCAAGGGTGCTTTTGGGGGCAACGGCACCCTAAATCTCAAAAGGATGGGGCGCCCGACGATAGCCGGGCGCCCCTTGTTCTTCAGAAGGCCAGTCGGAACCCGGCGTTGCCCTTCCAGCCGTAGCTCTTGCCGATATCCTGCGCCGCCGTCTCGCCCGAGGCCTGAGCGAAGATCGAGAAGCCCCGGCCCAGCACCACATTGGCGCCCACACCGGCCTCACCCCACAGGTGATAGGTCTCGCGCCCGATCGCTGCGCCCGAAACATCGGTGACTGTGCCGTTCAGCCACTCATAGCTCAGGCTGGCCACGGCGTAGAGGTGGCTGCTCCCGTCCTGCCGATCGAGCGAGATGCCCCAGCGGCTCTTCAGGCTGTCGCCCAGACGCGAGGTCACCGAAGCGCCGTTCGGATCGGTAAAGCCGTCGAAGCCGATGGTGGAATAGACCATCTGCACCTGCGGCGTCACCGACAGATGCCCGCCCACCGGCCAGCGCTTCCCGATTTCGAGGCTGTAGGCCTCACCGCGCCCCTTGTTGCCATCGACCAGCGAGCCCAGCACCGAGGAAGTCAGACGGCTGTCATACCAGTTCACCTGCGCGCGCCCGTCGATGTAGAAGCCCTGCGGCCCGAACCAGCTCAGCGTGCCGCCAAGGCTGTAGGCCGAGGTCTTGATGCTGCCATTGCCGTAGATCGAGCCGACATTGCTGGTCGCCTCGCCGTAACCGGCGACCACGCCCAGCACCAGCGCCGAACCGTCGGCACGCTGGCTCAGCACCTGATCGGCGCCGACCTCGACCTTCCAGATGTCGACGCCGACATGGGCGAGGCTGCTCGACTGCGCCGCATTGGCGCGCAGGCCCTGGCCTTCGAAGCGCTGCCACAGGCCGGACTGGCGGTCGCCACCTTGCATCCACTGGCGGTCACCGATGCGCTGCTGCATCGTGCCCAGATCATTGAGCGCCAGCAGCGTCTGGCTGTAGGCCTCATAGACCGGCACGCCCGGCTGATAGAGCGGGGCCGCCGGCGCGCTGCCCGACGTATCGCCCGCATTGCTGGCCGAGCCGCCGTCCAGCAGGCTGGAACGCAGATACCAGTCACCATCGGCGGTGTTGACGCCATTTTTGTAGAGGCGATAGCCATAGGCCCCCGCCACCACGGCCTGCTGCCCATCGAAGAGATAGTTGCCCGCCAGCGTGAAGGTGCCGTTGGAGGCGCCCGTCACATCGACAACCTTGATGCCATTGACCGTGGCCGCGCCGCCCCCGCCGATGTTGGTCACCTTGATGACGGTGTTCCCGGCGGTGGAGCCGTTCACCACCAGCAGGTCGCTGCGCGAGGCGTCGCCACCCAGCGCGGTCTTGATTGCCAGCGTGCCATTGGCGCCGGTGTAAGTGCCATTGACCGTCAAGGTGCCGAAGCTGCCATTGAGCCCCGGCGACACCGAGCCCGCATTGGTCACAGTGCCGACCTGACCCGTGCCGACCAGCGACGCACCCGAGCTGACAGCAACCGAACCGCCCAAGGTTCCGGTGACCCCCAGCGTACCGGCCGCCACCGTCGCCGTGCCCGAATAGCTGCTGCCATCGCCAGCGATCAGCAGTGTGCCCAGACCATTCTTGGTCAGCGCGCCAGAGCCGGTCAGCCCGCCCGTCAACGTCAGCGTGGAGGCATTTGCGGTGGTGATACCGCTGGTGTCGGCCACATCGAAGCTGCGAGCGCTCACCAGATCGGCGGTGGTGGACAGCGTGCCGCCATTCAGCGTCACGCCGCCGGTGGCCGCACCCAGATTGGCGTCCGAAGCGATCTGCAGCGTGCCGCCATTGATGCTGGTGCCATCGGTGTACTGGTTGGCGGCGGTGAGGATCAGCGTGCCCGCATCGCTCTTCACCAGCTGGGTGGACCCGGCCAGCACGGCATCGATGGTGGCGGTGTAAGCCGCCCCTGCCGAAGTGCCATCACCCACGCGGATGATCGACTGCGGACCCGTCAGCGTCAGCGTGGCGCCGTTGATCCGGTAGCCGCTGGTGGCGAACTGCAGGCCCGAGGCGCTCACCGCACCAAGGCTGTTGTCGACCGTCACCGTGCCAGCCGTGCCTGCGAAAATGGCGAAGCTGTCGGTGGCGTTGGGGGCATTCACATTGCCGCTGGGGGTGGTCCAATTGTCATTGCCGGCGCTGGACTGCCACAGGCCGTTGCCGCCATTGATGAGATCATTGTTCTTGCCGTTGCCAGCGCCGTCCCAATAGCTGAGCAACAGGCCATTGGTGTTCACCAGATTGACCTGACCTGCCACGGAGGTCTGCACCGTCACCGCGCTGCCGCCGGGCATGGAGCCAAGGGTCAGCCCATTGTCGGTCAGTGTGCCGCCATAGTTGAACAGGCGGTAGATGCCCGGATCGAAGGTACCGCCCGAGGTCACCGAGACATTGAGCGTGCCATCCAGCACCAGCTTGCCGCCAACATTGACCAGATCGTTGAGCGCGCCGCCCGCAACGCCAGCCTGCCCGAGCTGATAGTTCAGCACGCTGCCGCTCGACAGCGAGAGGTTGCCGTTGATGGTCAGCGTGCCCGCCGTAGTGCCGGTGCCCGGCGAAAGCGTGGCACCATCGGCCAGCGTCACATCGCCGCCGATGGTGCCGGTGCCGCCCAGCGTCGCGCCATTGGCCACGCTGGTCAGGCCCGTGGCCGCCGACTGATTGCCGTTCACCAGCAGCGTGCCCGCGCCGACGGTGGTGGCGCCAGTGTAGCTGTTGGCGCCGTTGAGGATCAGCGTGCCACTGCCGTTCTGGAACAGCCCGCCGCTGCCGGAGACCAGCCCGTTCAGCGTCAGCGTGGTGCCCGCATCGGGCGCCACGGCGCCATCGTCGATCAGGCTGACGGTGCGCGCCGTGGCCAGATCCGCCGAGGTGCTCAGCGTGCCGCCGTTGAAACTGAGCCCGCCTGCTGCCGCGCCCAGATTGCCGTCATTGGCAATGCGCAGCGTACCGCCGTCGATCTCCGTGCCGCCGGTGTAGGTGTTGGCGCCGGTCAGCACCAGCGTGCCCACATCGCTCTTCACCAGCTGGGCATTGCCCTGAATCACCGCGTCGATGGTGGTGGTGAAGCCCGCACCCACAGAGGTGCCATCGCCCACGCGGATCATGGACTGTGGCCCCGTCAGCGTCAGTGCATCTCCGGTCAGCACATAGCCGTCAGAGGCGAATTGCAGGCCCGAGGCCGTCACCGCGCCAAGGCTGTTGTCGATGGTGACGGTGCCCGGCGTCCCGGCGAAGATCGCCAGAGAGCCATCGCTGTAGCCAGCGTTCACCGCGCCGGTGGCATTGGCCCAGTTGTTGTTGCCCGCGCTCGCCTGCCAGATGCCGTTGCCGCCATCGACCTGATTGTTGAACTTGGGGCCCGCTGCGCCGTCCCAGAAGCTGAGCGTCTGCCCGCCAGTGTTGATCAGATTGACCTGATTGGCCACCGATGTCTGCACCGACACATCGCTGCCCGCAGGCATGGTGCCCAGCGCCAGGCCATTGTCGGTCAGCGCACCATTGTAGCTGATCACGCGATAGAGGCCGGGGCCGAATGTGCCGCCGGTGGGCACGGTCACATTGATCGTGCCATCCAGCGTGAGATTGCCCTTCACGATGGTCAGATCGTTGTAGGAACCGCCGACCACATTGGCCTGCCCGATCTCGTAATTGAGCAGCGAGCCGCCCGAGAGCGAGAGATTGCCGTTGATCGTCAGCGTGCCGGGGCTGTTGCCCGGCGCAATCGCGCCGCCATCGGCCACGGTGACATCGCCGCCGACAATGCCGCTGCCGCCCAGCGTGGCGCCGCTGGCCACGGAGGTCAGGCCCGTCGCCGCCGACTGATCGCCGTTGATGCGTAGCACGCCGCCCGAAATGGTGGTGGCGCCGGTGTAGCTGTTGTTACCGGTCAGGATGGTGGTGCCGGCAAGCTGGTTGAGCGCCCCCGCACCGCTGACCAGCGCGGCAAAGGTGTAGCCGGTGTCGGTATGGTTGAAGTTCATCGCGCTGTTGGCGTTGGTCACCACGCTGGAGGTGTTGAGCGTGCCCGCACCCACCGCTGCCGAGCCCGAGGCCGCGCCGATGTTGAGCGTGCCCGTGGCGGTGGACGCACCGCCCAGCACCAGCGTGCCACCCACCGTGGCCGCGCCGCCATTCTGAAGCGTCAGCACGCCGCTGCCACTGCCGCTGCCCACGGTGAGGTCACCGGTGGAGGTCAGGCTGGAGCCGCTGCCGGACACGAGGATGGTCGCCGGGACGGTGGCGGCAGTGCCCGCCGTGATGCCGGTGAAGGTGGCCGTGCCGCCATTCGTCAGCGAGAGGGTGCCGTCATTCATGGTGAGGGCACCCTGGCTGGTCCAGTCGCTGGAGCCGGTGGTGCCTGTGCCGTCGATGGTGATGCTGGGCAGGGTGGTGTTGCCTGCCGTGGTGCCCATGGTGGTGGCGCCGCCGGTGGTCACCTTGCCGCCATTGCCGATGGTGATGAAATTGTTGCTCGCCGCCGAGGCGCCCAGCACCACCGCGCCACCGACGTTCAGCTGCGATCCTGCGCCCGAGACATTGAGCGAAGCCAGCGTCGTGCCCAAGGCGGTCTGCAGGGTGAAAGCGCCCGTGGTGTTCAGCACGCCACCATTGACGACGCTGACCGTCGAAGGCCCGCTGGTGGTGGAACGCGCCAGCACCGAGGCGGTGTTGTAGGTCGCGCCGGCATCGACGATGATGTTGCCGTTGGTCAGCGAGGTCGCCCCCGTGCTGACCGTGTTGCCCAGATAGCGGTAGGTGCCGTTGCCACCAGAGATGGTCGTGCCGCCGCTGTAGCTGCTGTTGCCGGTGAAGGTGAGCGTCCCATAGACCAGGCTGTTGATACTGCCGGTGCCGGTGATCGAGCCGGTGTAGGTCCAGTCGTTCGTCGTGTTGAAGGCGATCGATCCATTGTCGACGATGTTGCCGGTAAGCGTCGCGGCGCTGCCGCTGCCCAGCTGCATCGTGCCCTGATTGATCGTCACGCCGCCATTGAAGATGTTGTCTCCGGTCAGGGTCAGCTTGCCAGCGCCGCCCTTTGTCAGTGCGCCACCGACCAGACCGTTGCCGATGGTCACGCTCACGGCCGAGTTGGTGACATTGATGCCGCCGCCATTGGTCCCCCAATTGACGGTGCGGGTGGGGGCATACGATGCGCTACCGGTCCATTGCAGCGTGCCGCCATTGACGGTGATGGCGCCTGCCGCATCGCCCAGATTGCCGTTGTTGTTGACCGACAGGATACCCCTGTCGATCTCGGTGCCTCCGGTGTAGGTGTTGCTGCCGGTCAGCACCAGCGTGCCCAGATCCGTCTTCACCAGCTGCGTGGAGCCCTGGATCGGCGCAGAGATGGTGGCGGTGTAGCCCGCGCCTGCCGCAGTGCCGTCACCCACGCGGATGGTCGACTGCGGCCCCGTAAGCGTGAGCGCACCACCGCTCAGCGTGTAGCCGGCCGTGGCAAATTGCAGGCCTGAGGCGGTCACCGCGCCAAGGCTGTTGTCGATGGTGACTGTGCCCGGCGTGCCGCTGAAGATCGCCATTGCGCCGTTCGTATAGGCCGCATTCACCGCGCCGGTGGAATTGGCCCAGTTGCTGTTGCCCGCGCTGGCCTGCCAGGTGCCGCTGCCGCCGTCGATCTGATTGTTGAACTGGGCGCCTGTGCCATCCCAGAAGTTGAGCGTCTGGCCACCGGTGTTGATCAGGTTCACCTGTCCTGCCACGGAGGTCTGCACGGTCACCGAACTGCCACTGGGCAGCGTGCCAAGCGACAGGCCGTTGTCGGTCAGCGTGCCGCCATAACTGATCACGCGATAGAGGCCGGGGCCGAAGGTGCCGCCAGCCGGTACGGTGACATTGATCGTGCCGTCGAGCGTGAGGTTGCCCTTCACCACGGTGAGGTCATTGAGCGAGCCGCCCACCGTGTTGGCCTGACCCAGCTCGTAATTGAGCAGCGAGCCGCTGGAGAGCGCCAGATTGCCGTTGATGGTCAGCGTGCCGGGGCTGTTGCCCGGCGCAAGGATGCCGCCATCGGCCACCGAGACGCTGCCACCGATGATGCCGCTGCCGCCCAGCGTGGCGCCGCTCGCCACGGTGGTCAGGCCCGTGGCCGCCGACTGATCACCATTGATGCGCAGCACGCCGCCCGAGATGGTGGTGGCGCCGGTGTAGCTGTTGTTACCCGTCAGGATCGTGGTGCCCGACAGCTGGTTGAGCGCGCCCGCGCCGCTGATCAGCGAGGCGAAGGTGTAGCCGGTGTCGGTGTGGTTGAAATTGATCGTGCTGTTGGCGTTGGTCACCACGCTGGAGGCATTGAGCGTGCCCGAGCCCACCGCCGTCGAGCCCGAGGCCGCGCCGATGTTGAGCGTGTTGTACCCGCTCGACATATCCAGCGTGCCGCTGCCGGCCGTGACCGTGCCGCTATCGCCGATGGTCAGCGAGACGGCGCCATTGGCGTTCGTCGAAGCGCTGGCGAGCGCCAGCGCACCGGTGGTCACCAGCTTCGAGCCTGCTCCTGTGACCAAGACGGTGGCCGGGTTCGTGGCCCCAACCTGCGTGTTGCCCAGAGCGGCGGAGGTGGCCGTGACCACGCCACCGTTGGAGATGGTCAAGGCGCCGCGCCGATAGGTCAGGCCGTTGTTGATCGCCCATTGCGAGCCTGTGCCCGAAACAGTGACATTGGCCACGCCTTGCGCCGGGAACAGAGCGCCACCCAAGATAACGGTGCCGTTTGTGGTCAGGCTGCCGCCATTGAGGACATTGACGGTCGTCGTGCCGGCCAAGCCGGCAGAGAGAGTGCCGCCGAGCGTGAGTGTCGAACCAGCATCGCTCACGCTGATCGTGGCAGTTGAATTAGAGGTCGCTTGGGTGGTTATGTTACCAAGAAGGGACGCCGTACCACCGTTCCGGACAGTCAGGCTTGTGCCATTTGTCATAGAGGTCGAGACGGCATTACCGGAGTTGAACAGCGCATTGGAGCCATCGACGATCAACGCTCCGCCGCCATTGAAAGACAGGCCCGAGGAGTTGGTGATCTGCCCTCCCGAGAGCAGCAGCGTGCCGCCGGCGACAGACGTGGTGCCGGTATAGCTGTTGATGCCGGTGAGTGTGAGCGTACCGGCGGCGCTCTTGTAGAGGTTGCCGCTGCCGGAGATCACGCCGGAATAGGTCCAGTCGCTTGAGCGGTTGACGGACAGCTGGCCGTTGTCGGTCACATCGCCCACGATGCTGCCGGTTGTGCCGCCGGTGCCGATCTGGAGGAAGCCAGAGGTGATTGTCGTGCCGCCGGTGTAGCTGTTGTCAGCGGCCAGGATGACGGTGCCATCCGCCGTGGTCAGCTTGCCGGCGCCGGTCAGGGCATTGTTGATCTGGAAGCTGCCATTGGTGACATCGATCGTGCCGCCATTGTCGCCCAGCGTGAAGGTACGGGCCAGGCTGGCGTTATAGATGCTGCTGTATTTCAGCGTCCCGCCATTGAGCGTCAGCCCGCTGGAATTGTCGCCCAAGCCGGACTCATAGATCACCACAAGGGTACCGCCGGTGATGAACGTGCCGCCGGTGTAGTTGTTGTTGGAGTTGGTGATGGTGGTCGTGCCGCTTCCCGACTGCACCAGCGAGCCGCTACCCGTCAGGATACCGACCGAGGAGGTGCCATTGCCTCCGAATTCCAGCGTTCCGCTATTGTAAACGGTGCCGAAGTTGTAATCACCGCTGCCGGTCTTGAGCGTGCCCTGATTGATCGTCCAAAGGCGTCCCGACGTATCGCCGCCGTTCAGAGTCCAGGTGCTGGTGCCGCTCTTCTGGAAGAAGTTGAAGTTCTTATACTGGCTGCCAATCAGCGTGGTGTCGAAGCTGGCATCGGTGGCGCCGCCCAGCACCAGATTTTTGACCGCATTGGTCGCCGTGCTGGCGACGACATTGCCGGTGATGCTCGATCCGGCCTGCAAGGTCAGAGTGGCCCCGGTGGCCGAAGACAGATCAATCGCGGTGGAGCCTGGATCCGCGCTGATCGTGCCGCTGTTGGTGATGGTGATGTTGGTGGCGCTGCCGGTGATCGCCGCGGCGCCATTGCCGCCCTTGATCGTACCGCTGTTGGTGATGATGGTCGTGCCGCTGGTGCTGACCGCCACGCCGCCCGTGGAGCCCGCGCCACCCTGGATCGTGCCGTTGTTGATGAGGGTGCCGCCGTTCACTGTGAGGGCGACACCGACGCCTCCAGTGGTGGCATTGCCCGCGCTGCCGCCGGTGATCGTGCCATTGTTGGTCAGCGATCCGTTCGAGACAAGGGCGCCCACGCCATAGTTGGTGCCGCTCGCGCCCGCGCCGGCCGTGATCGAGGCATTGTTCACCACGGAAACGCCACCACCCACGGTGATGCCATTCATGCCTTGCGACCCGGAAGGATCAGCCGCGCCCAGAATGGTGCCGACCAGCGTGTAGTTGGCGTTGTTGAGCTGCAAGGTGCCACCGCTGGCACGGGTGCTGTCGGTATAGACCCCGGAAAGCGTGTAGATGCCGGTGTCGATGGTGATCGGCTTGGTGGCTGCGGGTGGCGCGCCGTTCGACAGGGCGATGTTGGCGGTCAGGGTGATGGTCGCGCTGGCATCGGCGTCCGCATTGGCATTGGCGATCGCTGTCTGCAGTTCGGCCTCGGTGCTGGCGGTGTAGGTGCCTGCCATGGCTTGCCCCGGCAGCATCGCCAGCGAGACAGCCATGCCCCCTGCGCCGAGCAGGAGGCGGCGCCTGCCGCGCGCAAGAAGGGCGTGGCTCGACCGGCGGCTAATTGACAGCATGGGATCCCCTGTATGTCGCAATCTATCGTGACGCGAGCGACTTGGGGAAAACACGATTAACGGAGAGTAAAAGCAGCCCCCTCGGTTTTGCGCTTCATACGTGAGGAATATTCGAGAAAAAACGTTTGCGGAGACCGGTTTGCGGCCGGGAAATGACGCTCTTGGATCGGCGATGAAGGCTTGTGTTAACCACGGGGTTTCCCTTATTGTGAGCATAAGGGGCGGCAATTGGGTTCAAGCGTTTAGACATGCGTCCATCTCCCTCATGGGTCGATGTAAAAAATTGTAATTGCTGTAAGAAGTTGTTCTTCGATAGGGCTGATGCGCAAATCGGTGGTGGACGGCATCGATCCGGGCGTAGCGGCTTGGCAAAACATCTCTCGCTTGTCTGGCCAGTGCCCAAACATAATGGGCGTCGCCAAGTGCCCCGCATGTTCGGGCAGCATGGGGCAAGCAGTACCGGTGGCCACCGAGGTCTGGCTTGCTCAAGCTGCGATACCACACACAGGGTTGACCGAACGATCCGGCCGGTCCGCCTCTGCTGGGAATGATAGCCTTGTCAAAAGAAGACGACAGGAATGCGCCATGAGCGAAAGCAGCGCGAATGGCCAACCGCCTATGATGTTGCTGCCTTCTTGCGAAGAGGCGTGGCGCGCTTGTCGATCACAACGCGGTCTCGGCCTTCGCGCTTGGCCTGATAGAGCGCGCGGTCGGCAGCGGAGATCAGGGTGGAGCCATCGCGCTCCATCGTTTCTTCCCAGGTGGCGATGCCGAAGGACATGGTGACGGTGCCCAGCGTCTGCCCGCCCCGACTGATCTTGAGTTCACCGATCGATTGCCGAATGGCATCGACCCGGGCCGCCAGTGTGGCGGCGGTGGTGCCGGGGGCGATGATGGTGAACTCTTCGCCGCCGTAGCGACAGATCACATCGCCTTCGCGGAAACGAGACCGCATTTCGGCAGCCACGGTCTGAAGGACGGTATCACCGGCGTCATGGCCGAATTCATCGTTGAAGCGCTTGAAATGGTCGACATCGGCCATGACCACGCTGAGCGGCTGCCCCGAGCGGGACGAACGCGCGATTTCCAGCGCCAGCGTTTCCTCCATATAGCGGCGGTTGAACAGGCTGGTGAGCGGATCGCGAATGGTCTGTTCGCGCAGCCCCCGCTGCAGGCGATGGTTGACCAGCGCCGAGGCAATGTTCTCGCTCAGCACGGTCAGGCGGAAGCGGCTTTCGGCCTCTACCACGCCTTTGAGATAGAGCACGCCGATGACCTCACCGCCAGCCAGCAGCGGCTCGCAATGGTAATGGTCGGCTCCGGGGCCGGCGTGGGCGCAGACGATGTCCGATTTGGGCTCGATCACGAAATGGCTCTGGCCGCGCCGCAGGGCCCAGCACTGATCCGGTGCGAAACCGGACTCTTCCACGGTGATGCCGCCCCAGGCCGCGATGGGGATCAGCAGATTGCGTGAGTTGTTGTGAGCGAAGAGCGCGCCGGGCATGTCGGCCAGCACGCGTGGCACGAAGACATGGATGATCGCGGCCAGCTCCTCATCGGTGCGTGCCGCCTGCATACGATGCGCCATGCCGCCCAGCAGCTCGATCACCTCGCCGCGTTCGCGCAGGATTTCAGCATTGTGGCTGAGTTCCAGATGAGCGTGACGCAGCCGTTCCTGGCTGTCGACCTGATCGGCCACGGCGGATGCCAGTTCCCCGACCATGGTGTTGTATCCTTTGGCCAGTTGCTCGAACTCCAGCGATTCCATGGACATGTCGATGCGGGCGTCCCGGTCGCCCGAGCCCAGCTGCTCCATCACCGTCATCATGGCGCCCACCGGCTTGCGGATGCGGCGGACGAGCGAGGCCGCGATCAGGCCGATCAGCACCAGCGTGACGGGCGTGACCAGCGCCACGATCCAGGCGATGGTATGGAGCCGGTTTCTTGCCGCCTGCATGCGGGCATCGGACAGGTCTCGCTCATCCTCCAGGAAATCCCTGATCCGCGCCTTGATCAGTTGCATCTGAAAGCGACCTTGCCCGGTGGCGGCGAGCGCGCGCGCTCCGGCAACATTGTTGGCGCGGGCCATGGTCATGCCCTGCGACAGATTGGCGACCCTTTGTTCGACAAGGATGCGGATTTCTTTTGCCCGCGCATTTTGCCTTCGGTTGTCAGGCGTGAGGTTGGCAAGCTGTGTGGCGCCTTGCCGTGCAGCGGTGATTTCTTCATCGAGAATTGCGACAAAGGCTGGATCATGCGTCAACACGAAGCCGCGTTGCGCGGATTCAGCGCCATCGAGGCGAGCGATCGTTTGATTGGCCGCTTTGAGCACTTCGGAGGAATGGGCGACCCAGTCCAGGCTGGCGTTCATCTGCATCGACTGGCTGAGCAGGACGCCGGCGAGCAGTGTCAGCAACCCGCCAAGGATGCTGCACAGCACGACGATCCGACGGGTCAGCGATCCGGGCACGGAACACTCCTGAACGCAGTGGTTGCCTGCTATGCGCCGATCATCTTAACGCTTCTCGCGAGGGCATATGGGGATTCCCGATGGTACGCGTCCTGACCGCTTTTGAACTGCGCCGGGTTTGTCGGAGGCTGTCTGGTTCAAGTTAGCCAGCCATGGAGCGTCGTCCGGCATGGCGTAATGGAGTTGTTCGGCCTCGGCAGGTGGTATGTCGCCGATGGGCTCAAGCAGGCGGCGGTGGTTGAACCAGTCCACCCATTCCAGCGTGGCAAATTCGACGGCTTCGAAGAGTCTCCATGGGCCGCTCCGGTTGATCCCCTCGGCCTTGTAGAGGCCGGTGATGGTGCCCGGCGCCTTGGCTCAGGCAACCAGTGCCTCCACCAAGGCGCTTTCCGCCACATTGACCCGCGCAGTATGGACACCGAAACCGGCCTCGCTCAGCACTTTGGCTGCGGCCTCGGCGTTTTCACGGTGCAGGTCTGCGATCAACAACTCCTTCCCTGCGCTCACACTGTGGGCGCTGGTCCGATCAGCACGGCAACATCAGCCATGGGCATCGGCTTCCTCGAAGACCTTGCGGACGATGGTCAGCGCCGAGGCGGCGGTCGGCCAGCCGGCATAGAAGGCCAGATGGGTGATCATCTCGATGATCTCGTCGCGCGTCACACCATTGGCCAGCGCCTTTTCCAGATGAAAGGGCATTTCATTGAGACGATAGTGCGAGATCAGGCTGGCCACGGTGATCATGCTGCGATCACGCGGGGACAGGCCCGGGCGTTGCCAGACATCGTCGAACAGCACCCTGTTGCTGATGTCGGTCAGGTGAGGGGCAAGGTCGCCCCAGGGGGCTCGCATCGGGGGATTGGTATCAGCCATGATCGACAGCTCCTTCTTGCGGAAGCTTCTAGGCGGAGGCGCGGATCGACATTAGAG
The Novosphingobium terrae DNA segment above includes these coding regions:
- a CDS encoding carboxymuconolactone decarboxylase family protein, translating into MADTNPPMRAPWGDLAPHLTDISNRVLFDDVWQRPGLSPRDRSMITVASLISHYRLNEMPFHLEKALANGVTRDEIIEMITHLAFYAGWPTAASALTIVRKVFEEADAHG
- a CDS encoding sensor domain-containing diguanylate cyclase, with product MPGSLTRRIVVLCSILGGLLTLLAGVLLSQSMQMNASLDWVAHSSEVLKAANQTIARLDGAESAQRGFVLTHDPAFVAILDEEITAARQGATQLANLTPDNRRQNARAKEIRILVEQRVANLSQGMTMARANNVAGARALAATGQGRFQMQLIKARIRDFLEDERDLSDARMQAARNRLHTIAWIVALVTPVTLVLIGLIAASLVRRIRKPVGAMMTVMEQLGSGDRDARIDMSMESLEFEQLAKGYNTMVGELASAVADQVDSQERLRHAHLELSHNAEILRERGEVIELLGGMAHRMQAARTDEELAAIIHVFVPRVLADMPGALFAHNNSRNLLIPIAAWGGITVEESGFAPDQCWALRRGQSHFVIEPKSDIVCAHAGPGADHYHCEPLLAGGEVIGVLYLKGVVEAESRFRLTVLSENIASALVNHRLQRGLREQTIRDPLTSLFNRRYMEETLALEIARSSRSGQPLSVVMADVDHFKRFNDEFGHDAGDTVLQTVAAEMRSRFREGDVICRYGGEEFTIIAPGTTAATLAARVDAIRQSIGELKISRGGQTLGTVTMSFGIATWEETMERDGSTLISAADRALYQAKREGRDRVVIDKRATPLRKKAATS